The following are encoded together in the Fundulus heteroclitus isolate FHET01 unplaced genomic scaffold, MU-UCD_Fhet_4.1 scaffold_43, whole genome shotgun sequence genome:
- the LOC118560442 gene encoding kinesin-like protein KIF20B, which yields MEEAVTEHTWWGFWSCWAPSLSFCCSHSIFSIRILRVEDGEPPPVHAVSALCLCDLAGSERSSRTQNKGEDLKEAGNINASLLILGKCIKALQHNQHTRLLQHVPLRESKLTHYLQGFFCSSSKACMVVNVSQCASMYDETLNVLKLLSLKF from the exons gttctggtcctgctgggCTCCAAGTCTGAGCTTCTGCTGCAGCCACAGCATCTTCTCCATCCGCATCCTGAGAGTGGAGGACGGCGAGCCGCCACCAGTCCACGCCGTCAGCGC GTTGTGTCTGTGCGACCTGGCAGGCTCTGAGCGCAGCTCCAGGACCCAGAACAAAGGAGAGGACCTGAAGGAGGCTGGAAACATCAACGCCTCGCTGCTCATTCTGGGCAAATGCATCAAGGCTCTGCAGCACAACCAGCACACCAG GCTCCTGCAGCACGTCCCATTAAGGGAGAGCAAGCTGACCCACTACCTGCAGGGCttcttctgcagcagcagcaaggccTGCATGGTGGTCAACGTCAGCCAGTGTGCCTCCATGTACGACGAGACCCTCAACGTCCTCAAGTTGTTGAGCCTTAAGTTCTGA